TCGAGTACCCGGTTAAGGACTGGGATACTTGGGAGGCGTACAAGGAGCGCTTCGATCTCGACGCCATCAGCTACCCGGGCTGGGAGGAGAACGTGGATAGGTGGAGGGATCGGGACTACGAGCTCGGCATCCATGCGGGAGGTTTCTTCGGCTGGGCCCGCGACTTGATGGGGCTTAAGCGCCTCTGCAGCGCGATCCTTAGGGAGCCGGAGTTGGTGAGGGACATGTTCGAGTTCAGGACGAGGATGATCCTGAGGGCGATCGAGAAGCCGGTGCGCGAGCTGCAGCTCGACTTCTCGCACTGGTGGGAGGACATGTGCTGGAACGGGGGGCCTCTGATCTCGCCGAGGCATTTCAGGGAGCTGATGGTTCCCTGCTACAGGAGGATCACCGAATTCCTCCGCGACCACGGCGTGAGGCTGAACATTATCGACTGCGACGGCAACATCGACCTGCTCATCCCCCACTGGCTGGAGGCCGGAATCAACTGCTTCTTCCCCTGCGAAGTGAGAGCGGGAAGCGACCCCCTGAGGTTGAGGGAGAAGTACGGGCGCGAAGCCCTCTTCATGGGCGGTATCGATAAGAGGGCTCTGATCGAGGGGCCGAAAGCCATCGAGAGGGAGATTGAGAGACTGAAGCCCTTGATGGAGGAGGGTGGCTTCATACCGCACGTTGACCATAGGGTGCCTGCAGACGTGCCCTACAGCCACTACCTTTACTACCTCAAGGTGAAGAGGAGAGCTATCGGATTGGGCGCAGCAGCGAGCGGCTAGTTGGCGCGACCACGGAGCGGTGGAGCTACTGGGGAGCTACACTTCAGGGTTCGAGCAGTACGCTCTCGAGGGTTTCCCGAACCCTTTTGGGGAACTGCCTCGCGTAGAGCCTCAGTTTCCCCCGGTCTAGCAGGTCTAGGTTGAGGTCTGGCGGAGCGTACCCCCTTAAGTGCAGCGTATCGAGGAGGGCCTTCTCCGGCTCAGCCAGGCGGAGCTGCGGGTCGAAACCGAAGTACAGTCTGCTGCAGATCCTGTGCAATTCGAATGTGTAGGGCCTCCCTCTGACGATCTTCGGCTTCCCTAGCCAAGCCAGTGTCACCATGGGCGGGGCCTGATCGAGTACGTCGTGGTAGTGGAGCGCCCATTCAAGCGTCACATAAGCCGATGGAAAGGCGGCTTTAACTATCTCCCAGAGCTCGCAGTCGCTGACGCACACCCAACCTCTCACAACCCTCCTTACGAGGCCTTCACGCTCAAGCCTCCAGAGCGCGACATTCAATGACTCTTCTTTGAGGCCCGTTAGAGCTCGGAGCGCGCTAACGTGAACCAGCGCGAACCCCTCCCTCTTCAAGCTCTCCAGCAGAAGGGCCCACTCGCGGAGTTTCATACAACCACTCTGACCGCCTCCTCTAAGACCGCGATCGCCGCTTCTAGGTAGCGCTCAAGCAGCTCGCGCTGAAGCAGCGAAGGGTTGAGCAGTCTAGAGAGCTCCCTCTCCGCAGCCTCCAGTAGCCCACCTCCAGCCTTCAAGTGCGCTGTTAGCTCGATTAGGTCGTGGGGGCGCTCCAGGTAGGTGCCGAACTCTTCCTTAAGATAGCTTTCGTCAAGCTGGGCGCCGTAGTGTTTCACAAGCCAGTACACGTCAAAGATGTCCCTCCACCTGACGAAGCCTCTACGCCAAGCCCCAGCGAGTGAGCAGACCTTGTCTGCCAGAATGCAACCCGCTTTCTTCACTCTGATCCCGACGGCTGTTTGAACCGGGTACTCGACCGTTAGCGCCCGAACTTCGAAGAAGGGGGTATGATAACTCCTGCTGAGCACCTCCACTTTAACCCTGATCCTCCTTCCCACGAGCCCCTCAGCCCCGAAGGTAAGAAAGTACCTGTGAAAGCCCCCTGCCTCGTCAAGGCGTTGACTCGAGACTGAGACACCGATACCATCGGGCGCTAGGACTCGCGACAGCACCCTTCCCAGTCTTCCGGCGTGCGAGAGGGAGTCGTTGATGGGACCCGACAGGGTGAAATCCAGATCGAGCGAAAACCTGGGCGACCCGTAAAACAGCCTGAGGGCGGCCCCACCCTGCAGCGTGTAGCGCTCGTAAAGCCCGAGCTGAGCGAGCGCATAGATCACGAGCTTATGAAGCAGCTCTCTAAGTACCCTGGTCGGCTCCACACCCTTCGCCGCCTCGCGCTCAACGATTGATCTCAGCATTGTCGTACACTCGTTCCAGAAGTATAACAATTTTGCTATACTCCGAGAACAATGCGCGGTGCTGTGAGTATAGCAGGCAGCGCTAACGTCCCCTCTCCCGAGTGGTTAAGCGTACCTCTGCGTCGAGAACTCTGTGCAGCAGCTCCAGCTTATCGATGAGGTACCTCTCCCCCCTTTGATCCTCAAGGACAAGCTCACCGGCCCAGTAGTCGATCAGCCTCAACTCTGCGCCCACCAGATCCTCTATGCTGCGCGCTTCCGCTCCAGCGAAGATTTCAAGCCCAAACCTCGGCAGGATCGTCACAGCCTGAAACTCACCCTCGAGCCCCAACTCGAGCAACAGCGAAGCTAGCCTGCGCGCTAGAACCTCAAACCTCGACGCTGAGAGAGCCTTAACGGCCCGCTCAACCCTCTCCACCAACCTGATTCCCGCCCCCTCCGTTGCTGCCGGCCTACGGCCCAGCTCCCTTTCCAGGCACCTCATCTCCTCCAGCGAGCCTGTCGCGAGGAGTGCGGCAGCGACGTGAGGCTGCTCAGCGATCCTCCATGCAATCCTCCAGGACTGCGTCAATCCGATTTTCAGCTTGGACCCTCCGTAATCGAGAGCGTACACTGCGAACTTCTCCGCGAGAGACCCAGCTACCCTACTGCAGGCCTCGTCGTCACCCTGAGCGCACCTCTCGTAGAGCGCCTTCCAGCTCTCCGCGTGCTCCCTGCAGTAGCCGTCCCGCGTCACCGCCGGCTTCACGCAGTAGAATGGTTCGCCCTCCACGTCTTCGTGAAAGCGGCAGAGCCGGCCGCCCAACCTCTCCAACCTGACGACAGGCTCCCACACCGCTGTCGCCAGCCGGCTTGGTGGCTGCTGTATGAGAAGACCCAGCTTCGACAACCGCTGGACGCTCAATCGCACCACCACTCTGCTCTCGCCGAAGAGCCCCCCGCTCGAGGAACCTTCGAACTCCCCCACCCCCTCAAGTTCAAAAACTACAGCTCTGGCAACCGGCATGGGCGTGGTAGGTGCGAAGCAACCAGTGATAGACCCATCGCTCAGCCCGGACGGATAGAGATTTTTAGTGTTCGGCAGGCCCCTCCCGCATGGTTAAGAGGTGGATCAAGTGGCTGTTCGGGCCGGCGTTCTTCCTAGCCCTCGCGCTGGCGCCACCCCTCCCCCTCGTGGAGGAGGCCGCGCGCCTAACCGGCGTGTCGCTGAACAAAGCTCCGCAGATCGCCCTCGGGGGCCTCGTCTGGGTGGCCAGCTGGTGGATCACGGAGATTGTGCCTCTAGGCTTGACCGGCCTGCTCGCTGCGGCTCTCTTCAGCATCCTCGGGTTCGTGTCGTGGAGTAGCGCTCTCACCAGCTTCACCCACCCGATCATATGGATCTTCATCGGTGGCTTCGTCTTAGCCAAGGCGTTCAGTAAGTGGGGTGTCGATAGGCGCGCAGCCGCAGCTGTCGCAAGGCTGTACAGGGGGAGGAGGCCTTCGCTGGCGGCCTTCTTCGCAGCCTGCCTACCCGCCTTCCTCCTGACCGTCACCGGATCGATCACGGCCTCAGCCAGCGTGGTCTACCCCATCGCGCTCTCCTACCTCACCTCGATCAGAGCTTCGGACAGCTTCGTAGAAGCCACGATGCTCGCCCTCGGCGAAGCTGCGACAGCGGGTGCGATGTTCCTGCTCATCAGCACCCCTCCCAACCTGATAGCCAAGCAGGTGCTCGAGTCAGTTTTGCCCGGCTTCAAGCTGACCTTCTTCGACTGGTTCATCGTGGGGACTCCGCAGGCCTTCCTCGGGCTCTTCACCACGTGGCTGATCGTCTTCAAGCTGCTGAAGGTTGAGGAGAGGGAGGTGGCGGCACCCCACATTGCGATTGAGGCTCGAGCCAGCAGGGAGGAGAAGCTCGTGGTCGCGGTGTTCCTGGTTACGCTCGCGCTCTGGATGCTGCCCGGAGCTCTAGCCATCGCAGCGTCAGCCCTCCCCTCTCTTGAACCGGTCTCGAAGACTGTGACAGTCTATCTACCGGAGGCTGCCCCCGCGGTACTTGCAATCCTAGCACTGGGCCTCATCCGCACAGAGAAAGGCCCACTGCTAACCTTCAAGGAGATCGCCGAGGGTGTTGACTGGAACGTCGTCTTCATGTTCGGGGGCGGCCTCGCGATGGGTCTGGCCCTA
The Thermofilaceae archaeon DNA segment above includes these coding regions:
- a CDS encoding uroporphyrinogen decarboxylase family protein, with the protein product MGIIGRAAQLTRRERFLRVFTYRDVDRLPDVEFGYWSDTLRRWHREGLPEWVTDDYKADLYFGFENWFWNEVPYHIPFRGFKVEVLWEDERRRVVRDWLGVVKLEFKEGVGESIPTFLEYPVKDWDTWEAYKERFDLDAISYPGWEENVDRWRDRDYELGIHAGGFFGWARDLMGLKRLCSAILREPELVRDMFEFRTRMILRAIEKPVRELQLDFSHWWEDMCWNGGPLISPRHFRELMVPCYRRITEFLRDHGVRLNIIDCDGNIDLLIPHWLEAGINCFFPCEVRAGSDPLRLREKYGREALFMGGIDKRALIEGPKAIEREIERLKPLMEEGGFIPHVDHRVPADVPYSHYLYYLKVKRRAIGLGAAASG
- a CDS encoding nucleotidyl transferase AbiEii/AbiGii toxin family protein produces the protein MLRSIVEREAAKGVEPTRVLRELLHKLVIYALAQLGLYERYTLQGGAALRLFYGSPRFSLDLDFTLSGPINDSLSHAGRLGRVLSRVLAPDGIGVSVSSQRLDEAGGFHRYFLTFGAEGLVGRRIRVKVEVLSRSYHTPFFEVRALTVEYPVQTAVGIRVKKAGCILADKVCSLAGAWRRGFVRWRDIFDVYWLVKHYGAQLDESYLKEEFGTYLERPHDLIELTAHLKAGGGLLEAAERELSRLLNPSLLQRELLERYLEAAIAVLEEAVRVVV
- a CDS encoding SLC13 family permease, producing the protein MVKRWIKWLFGPAFFLALALAPPLPLVEEAARLTGVSLNKAPQIALGGLVWVASWWITEIVPLGLTGLLAAALFSILGFVSWSSALTSFTHPIIWIFIGGFVLAKAFSKWGVDRRAAAAVARLYRGRRPSLAAFFAACLPAFLLTVTGSITASASVVYPIALSYLTSIRASDSFVEATMLALGEAATAGAMFLLISTPPNLIAKQVLESVLPGFKLTFFDWFIVGTPQAFLGLFTTWLIVFKLLKVEEREVAAPHIAIEARASREEKLVVAVFLVTLALWMLPGALAIAASALPSLEPVSKTVTVYLPEAAPAVLAILALGLIRTEKGPLLTFKEIAEGVDWNVVFMFGGGLAMGLALDASGFSRWIALAISSLGALDAFSLSVIGALLGFLITFPASNTAAAMISVPLVASLAKGAGINPVGPILSTALACSISSALPSTTPPMAIIYGSGKVRVSSMFKVGIVSDLLRLALLIATQPVLVNYLLTIKGLKP